Proteins encoded by one window of bacterium:
- a CDS encoding cytochrome c-type biogenesis CcmF C-terminal domain-containing protein codes for MASLGRFALFGALVLVLYAIAAAVLGARARRAELVASAVRALGGSAALLAAAAVVLFVALGTRDYTFQYVAAHVDNAQPLIYDLAAFWGGMEGSLLLWALVLAAYSLAAVRAVGRAQPALVPGVVVVLAGVAAFFLVLLTAVASPFATVPFPAADGAGMNPLLLNPWMAIHPPTLYLGYVGLTVPFALVVAALASGRAADGGVLLARRWMVWAWYCLSMGLWFGAKWSYVVLGWGGYWAWDPVENAALMPWLVATAFIHSVMIQERREMLSRWNVVLVILAFGLSIFGTFLTRSGVLSSVHSFTQSSIGTLFLVFLAGALLAAFAIAAWRWDLLRSRHELDAALSRESAFVLNNVLFLAIALAVFLGTVFPVISEVLTGRRVNVGPPFFDHVIPPIAVGLLLLMGVGPLLAWRRSSADQLRRNFLAPGAAGVALGAVLLAAGMRAPGPILIFTLVGFVAGTIVLEFARGIRVRQSLRGEGVPRAFVALVARNRRRYGGYIVHFGMLLLLCGLTGSSVFATQRLATLAPGESAAVGPYRVRYDGLGQTTAHGALVVGARLRVFEGARDDGPLTAARNLFLNGRDSTSDVALRSTPRDDLYITLVGWASDGRATLRLLVNPLVLWMWAGGLVLSAGAIVAMLPEARPGTAPVVMPERVFGAAGR; via the coding sequence GTGGCTAGCCTCGGCCGGTTCGCGCTGTTCGGGGCCCTTGTTCTGGTGCTGTACGCCATCGCCGCGGCCGTGCTCGGCGCGCGCGCCCGGCGGGCGGAGCTCGTGGCGAGCGCGGTGCGGGCCCTCGGCGGGTCCGCGGCTCTGCTCGCGGCCGCCGCCGTCGTGCTCTTCGTCGCGCTCGGGACCCGCGATTACACGTTCCAGTACGTCGCCGCGCACGTCGACAACGCCCAGCCGCTCATCTACGATCTCGCCGCGTTTTGGGGCGGGATGGAGGGGTCGCTGCTCTTGTGGGCGCTCGTCCTCGCGGCGTACAGCCTCGCCGCAGTGCGCGCCGTCGGCCGCGCGCAGCCCGCCCTGGTGCCCGGGGTCGTCGTGGTCCTGGCCGGCGTCGCGGCGTTCTTCCTCGTGCTGCTGACCGCGGTGGCGTCGCCGTTTGCGACGGTGCCCTTCCCGGCCGCGGACGGCGCCGGCATGAACCCGCTCCTCTTGAACCCGTGGATGGCCATTCATCCCCCGACGTTGTATCTCGGGTACGTCGGACTCACGGTACCGTTTGCGCTGGTCGTCGCGGCCCTCGCCTCCGGCCGCGCTGCCGACGGCGGGGTGCTGCTCGCCCGGCGCTGGATGGTCTGGGCGTGGTACTGCCTCAGCATGGGCCTGTGGTTCGGCGCGAAGTGGTCGTATGTCGTCCTCGGGTGGGGCGGCTACTGGGCCTGGGATCCCGTGGAGAACGCGGCCTTGATGCCGTGGCTGGTCGCCACCGCGTTCATCCATTCCGTAATGATCCAGGAACGGCGCGAGATGCTGAGCCGGTGGAACGTCGTGCTGGTGATCCTCGCGTTCGGGCTGTCGATCTTCGGGACATTCCTTACGCGCAGCGGGGTGCTGAGCAGCGTGCACTCCTTCACGCAGTCGTCGATCGGCACGCTGTTCCTGGTGTTTCTCGCCGGGGCGCTGCTCGCCGCGTTCGCGATCGCCGCGTGGCGCTGGGACCTGCTGCGCAGCCGGCACGAGCTGGACGCGGCGCTCTCGCGGGAGAGCGCCTTCGTGTTGAACAACGTTCTGTTTCTCGCGATCGCCCTGGCGGTCTTTCTCGGGACGGTCTTTCCGGTGATCTCCGAGGTCCTGACCGGCCGCCGCGTCAACGTTGGGCCGCCGTTCTTCGACCACGTTATCCCGCCGATTGCCGTGGGGCTCTTGTTGTTGATGGGCGTCGGGCCGCTTCTCGCGTGGCGGCGCTCGTCCGCCGATCAGCTGCGCCGCAACTTCCTCGCGCCGGGGGCGGCGGGCGTCGCGCTCGGCGCCGTGCTTCTGGCGGCGGGCATGCGCGCGCCCGGTCCGATACTCATCTTCACCCTGGTCGGGTTCGTCGCGGGGACGATCGTCCTCGAGTTTGCCCGCGGCATCCGCGTGCGGCAGTCGCTGCGGGGCGAGGGGGTCCCGCGGGCGTTTGTGGCCCTCGTCGCCCGCAACCGCCGGCGCTACGGCGGGTACATCGTGCATTTCGGCATGCTGCTGCTCCTGTGCGGGCTCACCGGCTCGTCCGTCTTCGCGACGCAGCGTCTCGCGACGCTCGCGCCGGGCGAGAGCGCGGCGGTCGGTCCCTATCGCGTGCGGTACGACGGACTCGGGCAGACAACCGCGCACGGCGCGCTCGTGGTCGGCGCGCGTCTCAGGGTCTTCGAGGGCGCCCGCGACGACGGCCCGCTCACGGCGGCGCGCAATCTCTTTCTGAACGGCCGGGACTCGACGAGCGACGTGGCGCTGCGCAGCACGCCCCGCGACGATCTCTACATCACGCTGGTCGGATGGGCGTCGGACGGCCGCGCCACGCTGCGCCTCCTCGTGAATCCCCTCGTCCTGTGGATGTGGGCCGGCGGTCTCGTCCTGAGCGCGGGCGCGATCGTCGCGATGCTGCCGGAGGCGCGTCCGGGGACCGCGCCCGTGGTGATGCCGGAGCGGGTCTTCGGCGCGGCCGGGCGGTGA
- a CDS encoding cytochrome c maturation protein CcmE, which translates to MSPARRGASAGRRTLVFAGGTVLIVLSLAYLVYGGIQQGATYWVTVGELRQRAHSLPSRVRLGGTVAAGTVRWDDAHRHLSFVITDGASTLPVRYTGVVPDIFAEGRQVVVEGGIARDGAFDATTLLAKCPTKYNPADPKSPR; encoded by the coding sequence GTGAGCCCCGCCCGGCGGGGCGCGAGTGCCGGCCGCCGGACCCTCGTGTTCGCCGGCGGCACCGTGCTGATCGTCCTGTCGCTGGCCTACCTCGTATACGGCGGGATCCAGCAGGGCGCGACCTATTGGGTGACCGTCGGCGAACTGCGGCAGCGGGCGCACTCGCTGCCGTCGCGGGTGCGCCTCGGCGGGACCGTGGCCGCGGGAACAGTGCGGTGGGACGACGCGCACCGGCATCTCTCCTTTGTGATCACCGACGGCGCCAGCACGCTCCCGGTCCGATACACCGGCGTGGTCCCGGACATTTTCGCGGAAGGCCGGCAGGTGGTGGTGGAGGGCGGCATCGCCCGCGACGGCGCCTTCGACGCGACCACGCTGCTCGCGAAGTGTCCCACTAAGTACAATCCCGCCGATCCCAAGTCTCCGCGATGA
- a CDS encoding CcmD family protein, which translates to MTYLFWSFAVVWIGLFLYVRALMRRARALEDEVRRLGGGAS; encoded by the coding sequence ATGACGTATCTTTTCTGGTCGTTCGCGGTCGTGTGGATCGGGCTCTTCCTCTACGTGCGCGCCCTGATGCGGCGCGCGCGCGCGCTCGAGGACGAGGTGCGGCGGCTCGGCGGGGGCGCCTCGTGA
- the ccsA gene encoding cytochrome c biogenesis protein CcsA has translation MRRTSDGWLAWAMGGLMLAALYGAFVYAPRESIMGDVQRIFYVHLPLAWVGFVAFGHSAWAAVQYLRTGRRSWDVASASAAEIGVLFASLVIVTGSLWARPVWNTWWTWDPQLVTYLILWFIYVGYLLLRAAAGDDDRQRRIAAVFAIVGFVDVPLVWFSARYLRALSPVIFTSHSVGLAPAMAWALLVGLVAWSLVYILLVRVRIRIGIMEAEVAALADDRLGAA, from the coding sequence GTGCGCCGAACCTCGGACGGCTGGCTCGCGTGGGCGATGGGCGGTTTGATGCTCGCCGCGCTCTACGGGGCGTTTGTCTACGCGCCGCGCGAGAGCATCATGGGGGACGTCCAGCGGATCTTCTACGTGCACCTGCCGCTGGCGTGGGTCGGGTTCGTGGCCTTCGGCCACTCGGCGTGGGCGGCGGTGCAGTATCTGCGCACCGGCCGGCGGAGCTGGGACGTCGCGAGCGCGTCGGCGGCCGAGATCGGCGTACTGTTTGCGAGCCTCGTCATCGTCACCGGATCGCTCTGGGCGCGGCCGGTGTGGAACACATGGTGGACGTGGGATCCCCAGCTCGTGACGTATCTCATCCTCTGGTTCATCTACGTCGGGTACCTGCTGCTGCGGGCGGCCGCGGGTGACGACGACCGGCAGCGGCGGATCGCCGCGGTCTTCGCGATCGTCGGCTTCGTCGACGTCCCGTTGGTATGGTTCTCGGCCCGGTATCTGCGGGCGCTGTCGCCCGTGATCTTCACCTCGCACAGCGTCGGCCTCGCGCCCGCGATGGCCTGGGCGCTGCTCGTCGGGCTCGTCGCCTGGAGTCTCGTCTACATCCTGCTCGTGCGCGTACGGATCCGGATCGGCATCATGGAAGCGGAGGTCGCCGCGCTCGCCGACGACCGCCTGGGCGCGGCATGA